One region of Juglans regia cultivar Chandler chromosome 4, Walnut 2.0, whole genome shotgun sequence genomic DNA includes:
- the LOC108990670 gene encoding berberine bridge enzyme-like 21 — protein MGKSNPFLYLPTPRMFPLICLFLLFQVSASWAASDSAHNAFIQCLSSQTKQPDQISKIVYAQNNPSYSSVLRAYIRNARFNTTLTPKPVIIVTPTEESHVQAAVICAKKNGIHIRIRSGGHDYEGVSYVSQDPFVVLDMFNLRSVVVDAKEETAWVQVGATLGEVYYNIWQKSKLHGFPAGVCSTVGVGGHLSGAGYGFMVRKYGLTTDNVLDAKIVDVNGRILDKTSMGEDLFWAIRGGGGASFGVILAFKIKLVPVPEKVTVFRAERTLEENATDIVYRWQQVAPTTDDNLFMRMLIQPVTSKVKKGETTIRASIVALFLGKAEDLITLLSKEFPELGLKKEDVTEMSWIDSVVWAGAGNGNVTSPTVLLDRHPDTAIFGKRKSDYVQKPISKAGLEYIWKKMIELGKVGLVFNPYGGKMNQIQASALPFPHRAGNLFKIQYSISWQDAGIEAEKNFITQSRSLYSYMTPFVSKNPRSAYLNYRDLDIGINHHGKNSYAEGKVYGAMYFHENFDRLVKIKTAVDPDNFFRNEQSIPLASSS, from the coding sequence ATGGGAAAATCAAACCCATTCCTGTATCTGCCAACGCCAAGAATGTTTCCTTTAATctgcctttttcttctttttcaagtcTCTGCCTCATGGGCAGCTTCCGATTCTGCCCATAACGCCTTTATCCAGTGCTTATCATCTCAAACAAAGCAACCAGATCAAATCTCCAAAATAGTTTATGCTCAAAACAACCCTTCCTACTCATCCGTCCTCCGTGCCTACATCCGCAATGCACGCTTCAACACCACATTGACGCCAAAACCAGTCATCATCGTGACCCCGACAGAGGAATCCCATGTCCAAGCGGCCGTGATTTGCGCCAAGAAAAATGGCATCCATATAAGAATCCGCAGCGGCGGCCATGATTACGAGGGCGTCTCGTATGTATCTCAAGACCCATTTGTCGTCCTCGATATGTTTAATCTTCGTTCTGTTGTGGTCGATGCCAAGGAAGAAACTGCATGGGTGCAAGTCGGCGCGACGCTCGGAGaagtttattataatatatggcAGAAGAGCAAGCTGCATGGCTTCCCGGCGGGGGTTTGTTCCACCGTCGGCGTTGGTGGGCACTTAAGTGGCGCTGGATATGGTTTCATGGTTCGGAAATATGGACTTACCACAGATAATGTCCTTGATGCGAAGATCGTGGACGTTAATGGCAGAATCCTTGATAAGACTTCAATGGGAGAAGATCTTTTTTGGGCCattagaggaggaggaggcgcAAGTTTTGGAGTAATACTCGCATTCAAAATAAAGTTGGTTCCTGTTCCGGAAAAGGTTACCGTTTTTAGGGCTGAAAGGACCTTGGAAGAGAACGCGACCGATATTGTCTATCGATGGCAGCAAGTCGCTCCGACCACGGATGACAACCTGTTCATGAGGATGCTGATACAGCCCGTGACATCCAAGGTGAAGAAGGGGGAGACGACAATCCGAGCATCGATCGTCGCATTGTTCCTCGGAAAAGCAGAAGACCTGATCACGTTGTTAAGCAAGGAGTTTCCTGAACTAGGTTTGAAGAAGGAAGATGTGACGGAAATGAGTTGGATTGATTCTGTTGTGTGGGCTGGCGCCGGCAATGGCAATGTCACGTCCCCGACAGTCCTCCTCGACCGACACCCCGACACGGCAATCTTCGGGAAGAGGAAATCGGATTACGTGCAGAAACCGATTTCGAAAGCTGGGTTGGAatatatatggaagaaaatGATTGAGCTCGGAAAAGTTGGACTGGTTTTCAATCCTTATGGTGGAAAAATGAACCAAATACAAGCTTCTGCACTTCCTTTCCCACATCGTGCAGGGAATTTGTTCAAAATCCAGTACTCAATAAGCTGGCAAGATGCAGGAATTGAGGCAGAAAAGAACTTCATAACTCAATCAAGGAGCCTTTACAGTTACATGACTCCTTTCGTGTCCAAGAACCCTAGAAGTGCATATTTGAACTATAGGGATCTTGACATTGGGATCAATCACCATGGTAAGAACAGCTATGCAGAAGGGAAGGTTTATGGAGCCATGTATTTTCATGAAAACTTTGATAGGTTAGTGAAGATCAAGACTGCAGTTGATCCAGACAATTTCTTCAGGAATGAGCAAAGTATTCCTCTGGCCTCTTCCTCATAA